In a genomic window of Polypterus senegalus isolate Bchr_013 chromosome 13, ASM1683550v1, whole genome shotgun sequence:
- the LOC120543174 gene encoding serine protease inhibitor Kazal-type 1-like, with amino-acid sequence MSAMRLLLLCVAFICLSALTSGADIPPQPNCKALVNLDCTTRNNPVCATDGQTYTSVCSYCVVKRGTTSPLYIAKQGAC; translated from the exons ATGTCTGCCATGCGCCTCCTGCTGCTGTGCGTCGCCTTCATTTGCCTCTCAG CTTTGACAAGCGGGGCAGACATCCCCCCACAG CCCAACTGTAAGGCCCTTGTGAATCTTGACTGCACGACTCGCAACAACCCTGTGTGTGCCACCGATGGCCAGACCTACACCAGCGTCTGCTCATACTGTGTGGTGAAGCG AGGTACCACCAGTCCCCTCTATATTGCCAAACAAGGAGCCTGTTGA